The region TTCGACATACGCGTACACCCAGCGCACGTTCGGGGCCCCGATCGGCTTCCTGGCCGGGTGGTCGTTGCTGCTGGACTACCTGCTGCTGCCGATGCTGAACTATCTGGTCATCGGCATCTACCTCAACGCCGCGATCCCCGCCATCCCGGCGTGGGTGTTCGTCCTCCTGATGATCGTCATCGTCACGGTGCTCAACATCCTCGGCATCGTCTCGGTGGCGCGGGCCAACTTCCTGATCATCGCACTGCAGACGGTCTTCATCGTGGTGTTCCTGGTGCTCGCCTTCGTCACGTTGTCGCACAGCGGCACAGTCAATCTGGGGGGCCCGTTCGCCGGCGACGGCACCGCACCCGGGCTACAACCGGTGCTCGCGGGCGCCGCCATTCTGTGTCTGTCGTTCCTTGGTTTCGACGCGGTGTCGACACTGGCCGAAGAGGCCAACGAGCCGAGGCGAAGCGTGCCGCGCGCGATCATGATCGCCACCGTCACCGCAGGCCTGCTCTTCGTCCTGCTGTCGTACGTCTCGCAGTTGGTGTTCCCGTCCAATCAGTTCGCCGACGTCGACTCCGGGTCTCTCGACGTGATGGAAACCGCGGGCGGCCAGTTCTTGTCGACGTTCTTCACCGCGGCCTACGTCGCCGGCGCGCTGGGCTCGGCGATCACCTCGCAGGCCTCGGTGGCCAGGATCCTGTACGCGATGGGCCGCGATGGCATCCTGCCGCGGCGGGTGTTCGGGCACATCCCGCCACGGTTCACTACCCCGACCTACGCGATTCTAGTGGTGTCGGTGGTTTCGCTCGCCGCCATCTGGGCTCAACTGGACGCGCTCGCTTCCATCGTCAGCTTTGGTGCGCTGGTGGCCTTTTCGGCGGTCAACCTCACCGTCATCAAGCATTACTTCGTCGACGCAGGCGACCGTGGTGGTGGCGGTTTCGTCAACAACCTTGTGTTGCCGCTGATCGGTTTCGGCCTGACCGTGTGGCTGTGGACCAGCCTGTCGAATTATTCGCTTGTGTTCGGCTTGTGTTGGTTCGCGGTCGGGTTCCTGTGGCTGTTGTGGATGACGCGCGGCTTCCAGCGGCCCACGCCGGTGCTCGCGTTGGAGGAGTGACTAGGCCGGGCAGTAGACGGCGTTGAGCACGGCGGCGCGCGGATCGTTGGCCATCGACTCGGTCTCAGGCGGGTTCTGGGTGAACGTGACCGAAACCGCCGGTCCGCCAAATCCTTTCGCCATCAGGCTGTGAAAGCCCTCGATGTCGCCGCCGTGCGCCCACACCCTGACGCCGCAGTCGAGGTCGACGCCGGTGAGGCCAAGCCCGTAGTGGAAGCCGGGTCCGGCGTCCTTCCAGTCGACGGTGGTCATCATCTCGCGCAGTTGCGCGGGCGCGACGACGCGGCCGTCCAGCAGGGCGGTGATGAACGCCGACGTGTCCTCGCTCGTCGACACCAGCGAGCCGGCCATCCCGGCGGCCGAAGCGTTGAAAGTCGTGACGTCTTTGCGTTTTCCGTCGACCAACTCGTAGCCGTGGGCGAAGGGCGCGCGTAGCCCGTTGTCGCCCGGCGCGGGGAAGTAGGTGTCGGAAAGACCGAGCGGGCTGATGATTCGGCGGGTGATCTCTTCGGCGGCCGGATGCCCGGTCAGCTTCTCGATGAGCAGGCCTGCGACGACGTAGTTGGTGTTGGTGTACTTCATCGCGGTGCCTGGCGGGAACTGCGGCGGCCGCTTCAGCGCGGCGTCGAGCAGTTGATCGGCGGTGACGGGCTCAGTGGGAACCGGTGTGCTGGCGTCGAAGTACTCCGGCAGCCCGCTCTGATGCCGCAGCAGTTGGCGGACCGTGATGGCCTTGGCGTCGATACCCTTGCCGCGGATCCGGCCCGGTAGGTACGTCTCGATCGACGCGTCCAGATCGACCTTGCCTTCGGCGACGAGCTGCAGAACTGTCGCTGCGACAAAGGTTTTGGTGATGCTCGCGGCCCGGATGTGGGTGTGTGGCGCGAATCGGGTGTTCGTGTCGACGTCGGAATATCCGGCCGAGCCTCGAGTGACGCCGTCGTATTCACGTACGGCCGCGACACCGCCGGGCAGCTGATCTTCTTCCACGACGGTGGCCAGGGCGTCGCTCAGTCCGGGGGCGGTTTGTGAGCATGCGGCGGTGAGACAAACGAGAAGAGCGGCAGCGATCGTGAGGATGCGCACTAAGCCGAGGTTAGTTGCCACGACCGCGCGGTCGCGATCAGGCCCTGTACCAGCCGCGACGTCGCTGGGCTCAGGCCGTCGTCGCCCGGCAGCCCGCTTCGGGGGCTGATGCCGCGCACCCTGGGCGTCAACTCCAGTTGGGTGCCGCCGCCGCGGGCTCGGTTGACCGGGTTGTCGGGGTGCAGGCCACGCAGTTCGCGTGGGATCTCGGAGAGGTCCGTGACGACCTGATAGCCGGGCACCTCGACGTGGCGTGCCAGGTGCTTGGCGAGGTCTCGGTTGCGCCCGCCCGCCAGCAGTTGGGTGCTGCGTCCGATCCGGCCGTACCCGTGCAGCGACACCACCACCTCGACGTGGTCGAGAAACTCGGCCAACCGTTCGGACTCCTCGCCCCGGTAACGCGCCGACGGCAAGTGGTGCGGATACCCGTCGGGATGCCGTAACACATACAGCGACGCGTCGGCGCCGTCAGCGGCCCGCTCGGCGATGACGTCGGTCATCTGCTCGAGCCCGCCGCCGTGGATGGCAAGGAAGCCGAACCGGGACCGCAGCGTGCTGTCCTCGCTGACGCCGGGCTGGGCCAGCAACTCCGAAAGCGACTGTGGTGCTCCGGAACTCGGCATGTCGATGCGCATGGGCCAGTTCGCGGGGTCCCACCGCCGCAGGAATTCGATCCAGCGGTGGGGCAGGCCGTGGTGCATCGCGCCGTCGACGATGCGCTCCAGGTACCCAGGGCGCGGCGGGCCGGGATCGACGCGGTGGTCGATGTACACCCACGCCTCGTCGGGACCGTCGTCGGTGTGCACGGTCAGTCGGTCACGGCGATACCGCACCGGCACGCCCTCGGCGCTGTCCAGCGTGGCCAGATCGCGGTCGGTGACCTTCCACACCACACCGTGCACCTGCGACCCGTCGAACGGTTCGACGGTGGCCACACCGCGCTCGTTGATCAGCCAGTCGTGGTCGGCGAGCATCGCGGGCCTGGGATCAACCGCGCCGGGGCATCGCTGCGCCATCTGCCGCACGCACAGGTTGGACCCGTACGCGAAGTAGCTGTGACGTGCACGCATTGAATCGATTATCCCAGACGCCTGACTGCCCATCCGCGGGCTTACCGCAGGGATAGACAAATCTTCCTCGTCAGGCGGGCAATTCTGGCCTCGCAGCGATTACGGAACGGGCCTTGACCGCGGAGCATTTTCCTCATCAGACGGCGAGAGGAAGCCACCGTGAGCCAAAAGCGCAATCGCATCAAATACGCAGCGGTGCTCGTCGGCGCCGTGGCCGCTGTCGCCCTCCCATCCGCTGGACTCACTGCGGTCGCAAACGCCCAAAAGGTATGGGACATCGAGACTTACGACTACTGCATGGAACAGTCCAGGGCGCACTACCAGAGGGGCGAGATCACCCTGCAGGAGTTGACCGAGGCTGCTAAGACTTGTTGCGAATACAACGACGGGGTATGGAACGCGGCCACGCAAGACTGCCAGGCTCCGCCCGGTGACACGGCGGGAACGCGGCAAATTCCTGGCACCATCCGGATCCCGACTGACATGGCCATCGCGCCCGGGGTGACCAAACCACCTCGGCAGATCCAGGTTTCCGATCAGCCCTTCACCGTCAGGTAGATCAGCCCGACGTTCAACAGGCTGATCAGCACGGCGACGGCCCATCCCAGCGCCGTGGTGATGCGGTGATTCGTGTCCTCGCCCATCAGGTCGGGATTGCTGGTCAGCCGCACCAACGGGATCAGCGCGAACGGGATGCCGAAGGAGAGCACGACCTGCGACAACACCAGCGCGCGACTGGGGTCGATGCCGATGGCCAGGATCACCAGCGCCGGGATCAGCGTGACCAGTCGACGGAGCAACAGCGGATAGGAGCGGCGCAGTAGGCCCTGCATGATCATCGCGCCCGCGTACGCGCCCACCGACGTCGACGCCAACCCGGACGCCAACAATCCCACCGCGAAGAACAGCGCGACCGTGGGGCCCAGCGTGTCGTGGACCGCGGCATGCGCGCCTTCGATCGAGTCGGTGCTGTCCATACCCTGCAGGTTTGTGGCGGCCACCAGCAGCATCGACAGGTTCACCGCACCTGCGACCAGCATCGCCAGCGTCACATCCAGCCGCGTCACTTTCAGCAGCCAGCGCCGCTGCCTGCCCGCGGCGGGGTGGCCGTGCCGGTCGCGGGCCAGCCCGGAATGCAGATACACCGCGTGTGGCATCACCGTCGCGCCCAGCATCGCGGTGGCGAGCAGCACGCTCTCGGCGCCGTCGAACCGCGGCAACAGGCCGGCCGCCACGTCGCTCACGGGCGGCGGTTCCACGAACAAACTCGTCAGGAAGCCGATCGCGATGATCAGCAGCAGCCCGCTGATCACCCGCTCGAAGAGGCGTTGGCCGCGACGGTTCTGCACCGCCAGCAGCAGCAGCGACACCACGCCCGTGATCACTCCGCCGATGAGCAGAGGGAGATCGAACAGCAGGTGCAGCGCGATCGCGCCGCCCACCACTTCCGCGAGATCCGTCGCCATCGCCACCAATTCGGCCTGCAGCCAATAGGCGATGCGGGTACGCGTGCGGGTGTGATCGGCGACTGCCTCTGGCAGGCTGCGACCGGTGACAAGTCCCAGCTTGGCCGAGAGGAACTGCACGAGGCCGGCCATCACGTTGGCCACGAGAATGACCCAGACCAGAAGGAAGCCGTACTGCGCGCCGGCGCTGACGTTCGCGGCGACGTTGCCGGGGTCGACGTAGGCGATGGCCGCGACGAACGCAGGCCCCAGCAGAAGCCAGCTCGGCCGCAGCCGCGGCTCGGCGTCCTGAATCACCTAACCTACTTTCTATCCGGTGATGCGAATAGAAAAGTTAGGTTAGCCGAAACCCCAGGGTAGCTACCAGCCCCACCCGCCGATGCCGATGACCAAGCCGCCGCCGCCCCACCACGGCCAACCGCCGTACCAGTTGTTCTGCTGGGGCGACGTGACGATCGAGGTGCTGCCGTTGGTCTGGCACTGCGTGGTGTACGGAGCGGTGGTCGTGCACTGTGGCTGGGCCGCGGCAACGGGCGCCAGGGTCACCGCGGCGCAGGCGCCGCTCACCGCCAAAACCATTGGGAGAGAACGAATAAAGGCCCGCATGGTAGGCCTCCTTAATGGGCCATGGAACAGATGGTTAGCGATGACCCCCGCCACCGCCACCGATGATCAACGCCGGACCCCAGAACTCGTCATCCCACGGATAGGGGTAATCCGGTTCGGGCGGGGTGGCGTTGAGTTGCACGTTGCCGGGCGTCGCGCATTCGGTCGTCCCGGCACCCATATCGGTCACGCCGCCGACGCTGGTGCAGTCCGGCAACGTGGAAGAGTCGCCGGGATCGGCAAGGGCGGCGGGCGCGAAGATAAGTGCCGCTGCGGCGCCTGCCGCGACAATCAGCGGGGTGAAGTAGCGCCTGGTCCTCCGCATAGGCATGTCCTTCTTGTCAATCAGCCCCCAGCTATCAGCCAGCGTACAGCCCTTTTCCGGTAATCAGGGGTAAGTCGAGCG is a window of Mycobacterium sp. 3519A DNA encoding:
- a CDS encoding poly-gamma-glutamate hydrolase family protein — encoded protein: MRARHSYFAYGSNLCVRQMAQRCPGAVDPRPAMLADHDWLINERGVATVEPFDGSQVHGVVWKVTDRDLATLDSAEGVPVRYRRDRLTVHTDDGPDEAWVYIDHRVDPGPPRPGYLERIVDGAMHHGLPHRWIEFLRRWDPANWPMRIDMPSSGAPQSLSELLAQPGVSEDSTLRSRFGFLAIHGGGLEQMTDVIAERAADGADASLYVLRHPDGYPHHLPSARYRGEESERLAEFLDHVEVVVSLHGYGRIGRSTQLLAGGRNRDLAKHLARHVEVPGYQVVTDLSEIPRELRGLHPDNPVNRARGGGTQLELTPRVRGISPRSGLPGDDGLSPATSRLVQGLIATARSWQLTSA
- a CDS encoding APC family permease; its protein translation is MSTASSDTPAVAPPGEGHLRRVLGVPSLVLFGLVYIVPLTVFTTYGIVVQESGGRLPVSYLVTLAAMVFTARSYARMAAAYPVAGSTYAYTQRTFGAPIGFLAGWSLLLDYLLLPMLNYLVIGIYLNAAIPAIPAWVFVLLMIVIVTVLNILGIVSVARANFLIIALQTVFIVVFLVLAFVTLSHSGTVNLGGPFAGDGTAPGLQPVLAGAAILCLSFLGFDAVSTLAEEANEPRRSVPRAIMIATVTAGLLFVLLSYVSQLVFPSNQFADVDSGSLDVMETAGGQFLSTFFTAAYVAGALGSAITSQASVARILYAMGRDGILPRRVFGHIPPRFTTPTYAILVVSVVSLAAIWAQLDALASIVSFGALVAFSAVNLTVIKHYFVDAGDRGGGGFVNNLVLPLIGFGLTVWLWTSLSNYSLVFGLCWFAVGFLWLLWMTRGFQRPTPVLALEE
- a CDS encoding Nramp family divalent metal transporter, which gives rise to MIQDAEPRLRPSWLLLGPAFVAAIAYVDPGNVAANVSAGAQYGFLLVWVILVANVMAGLVQFLSAKLGLVTGRSLPEAVADHTRTRTRIAYWLQAELVAMATDLAEVVGGAIALHLLFDLPLLIGGVITGVVSLLLLAVQNRRGQRLFERVISGLLLIIAIGFLTSLFVEPPPVSDVAAGLLPRFDGAESVLLATAMLGATVMPHAVYLHSGLARDRHGHPAAGRQRRWLLKVTRLDVTLAMLVAGAVNLSMLLVAATNLQGMDSTDSIEGAHAAVHDTLGPTVALFFAVGLLASGLASTSVGAYAGAMIMQGLLRRSYPLLLRRLVTLIPALVILAIGIDPSRALVLSQVVLSFGIPFALIPLVRLTSNPDLMGEDTNHRITTALGWAVAVLISLLNVGLIYLTVKG
- a CDS encoding serine hydrolase, which gives rise to MRILTIAAALLVCLTAACSQTAPGLSDALATVVEEDQLPGGVAAVREYDGVTRGSAGYSDVDTNTRFAPHTHIRAASITKTFVAATVLQLVAEGKVDLDASIETYLPGRIRGKGIDAKAITVRQLLRHQSGLPEYFDASTPVPTEPVTADQLLDAALKRPPQFPPGTAMKYTNTNYVVAGLLIEKLTGHPAAEEITRRIISPLGLSDTYFPAPGDNGLRAPFAHGYELVDGKRKDVTTFNASAAGMAGSLVSTSEDTSAFITALLDGRVVAPAQLREMMTTVDWKDAGPGFHYGLGLTGVDLDCGVRVWAHGGDIEGFHSLMAKGFGGPAVSVTFTQNPPETESMANDPRAAVLNAVYCPA